CTGCGTCACTCGTGTAATGGAGAGCGTCACATCATGTTGATAATCACACGCCTCCCGTAACCCCAATATCAGGCCAACTGCTTTTTCTTCTACTATTGATTCGAACAAACCCAGCTTACTCTGGAAGTAGTAGTAAAGCGTTGGTTTCGTCACACCAGCTTCTGCAACAATCTGCTGCACCCCCACAGCGTCATAGCCATGCGCGGCAAATAGATTCAAAGCCGTGTGAAGGATAATTGAACGATTATCTGGCATCTTGCTCTCTTTCTACAGCGTCAATATACCGAACGGTATAAGGCTTGTCAAGGGCCTCCAGAATATGCACAGCGCTATAATATAAACAGCCACGACTCTGATCGGGCCGTGGCTGTTATCACAGGTTATTCAGCACTGCATGGGTTAATGACGTAACTGTTCCCGTTTATCGCGTATTTGGCGTTCGGCTGCTTTAAGGGCTCCCCTTAAGGCTGTCGCTGCATCACCATGTTTCTCAGTCGCAGCAATATTCTTAGGGCGAGCATAGATGACGACTGTTGCTTCATAAATATAAGGCGTCTCCCGAGATTGCGCAGGCTGAGTAATATCAACCGCAGCACCTGTTATATCCGTATGATGCTTGGCAAGCTTCTTCAAGTGATCTTCAGCATCAATATAAAGGCGCTTCTCTAGGTCATCCCCTAGTTCAGGTTCGATATGCATCTCAATCGGGAAATTAACATATTCACGTACCATTATTCAATGAGCTTTCAACTTTGAACAAGTCATCTAGCTACTATCGACTATAGGCTGACAGTATAGGAATGAGATAAAAGCCTCTTTAAGAGTAGATAATGCTCGCACTATGCTGAAATAAAACACGTTATAATAGAGATGCTTAATTCAGCCAGGAAGAGGAGCATATTGTGGCTGATTGTGATATTGGTATTTATGGACTCGCCGTGATGGGCCAGAATTTTGCCCTGAACATCGCAGACCATGGTTTTAAGGTCGCCGTATATAATCGTACCAAATCGAAAATTACAGACTTCATGGCAGAGGAAGCCGCTGACAAACCGATTGAAGCGGCATATGAACTACAGGATTTCGTTAATCTCATCCGCAAACCCCGTGTTATCGTCCTTATCGTCAAAGCGGGTCCCGCTACAGATGCCATTATTGATAACCTCATTCCCTATCTGGAAGAAGGCGACATCATCATCGACAGTGGCAACTCCTATTATAAAGATACTGAGCGCCGTGCCGCGATGCTGACAGAGAAGGGCTTTAATTTCCTCGGCATGGGTATATCTGGCGGTGAAGAAGGCGCTCGTCATGGGCCTAGCCTGATGCCAGGAGGACCTTCCGAAGTCTATGCGCGTGTCCAGCCCATGTTAGAAGCTGTCGCAGCCAAGGCTGAAGGCGAACCATGCGTGACCTACCTGGGACCAGGGAGCGCGGGACATTACGTCAAGATGGTACACAATGGCATCGAATATGGCATCATGCAGGCCATCGCAGAAGTTTATGACGTGCTATCACGCGGCGCTGGCATGGGTGCCGGGCAAATTGGCGATATTTTCCAGCGTTGGAGTAAGGGGCTGCTTTCTTCCTTCCTGGTAGATATCACGGGGAACATCCTGGTTTATACAGCGCCAGAGGATGACAAGCCCCTGGTAGATATCATCACAGACAGTGCACAACAGAAAGGTACAGGTAAGTGGACAACCCAAGACGCGCTTGATTTAGGCGTCTCTGTACCCACAATCAGCGCGGCAATAGAAGCACGCATTATCTCCGCGCTGAAAAGTGAGCGTGTTAAGGCCGCTACGATTCTACAGGGTCCAACGCCTAGCTTTGACGGCGATCAGGCTCAATTGGTGGATGCATTGGAACAAGCCCTGCTCGCCACAGAAATCTGCGCCTATGCCCAGGGATTTGCAGCGCTCCATTCAGCCAGTGAAGAATACAATTATCACCTGAATATGGCAGATATTGCGCGTATCTGGCGTAATGGCTGTATTATCCGCGCGACACTGCTTAATGATATGAGCCGTGCCTTTACAGCAGATAACGCATTATCAAACCTGATGATTGCCCCGTACTTCGCGGAACTGCTTGCAAAAGCACAATCTGGCTGGCGAGAATCCCTTAAGATCGCAGTGGGTATGGGTATACCGACACCTGCCCTGAGCTCCGCCCTGGCCTATTACGATAGCTACCGTAGCGGTCGCTTACCAGCCAACTTAATCCAGGCACAACGCGATTTCTTTGGTGCACATACCTATGAGCGCCTCGACAACACAGAAGGTACGGCTTTCCATACCATCTGGCAAGAAATTTAGGGGCCGCATTTTTGAGGAGAAATGACATGCCAGAGGATAAGATCCAGACATTCACATTCACAGATGATGGAAAAATCCCTAACAATCCGGATCTGCCTCTGGTTGTATATCGGCAGGCATTGTCAGAATCGTCAGATCACGTCG
The Phototrophicus methaneseepsis DNA segment above includes these coding regions:
- a CDS encoding HPF/RaiA family ribosome-associated protein, whose protein sequence is MVREYVNFPIEMHIEPELGDDLEKRLYIDAEDHLKKLAKHHTDITGAAVDITQPAQSRETPYIYEATVVIYARPKNIAATEKHGDAATALRGALKAAERQIRDKREQLRH
- the gndA gene encoding NADP-dependent phosphogluconate dehydrogenase yields the protein MADCDIGIYGLAVMGQNFALNIADHGFKVAVYNRTKSKITDFMAEEAADKPIEAAYELQDFVNLIRKPRVIVLIVKAGPATDAIIDNLIPYLEEGDIIIDSGNSYYKDTERRAAMLTEKGFNFLGMGISGGEEGARHGPSLMPGGPSEVYARVQPMLEAVAAKAEGEPCVTYLGPGSAGHYVKMVHNGIEYGIMQAIAEVYDVLSRGAGMGAGQIGDIFQRWSKGLLSSFLVDITGNILVYTAPEDDKPLVDIITDSAQQKGTGKWTTQDALDLGVSVPTISAAIEARIISALKSERVKAATILQGPTPSFDGDQAQLVDALEQALLATEICAYAQGFAALHSASEEYNYHLNMADIARIWRNGCIIRATLLNDMSRAFTADNALSNLMIAPYFAELLAKAQSGWRESLKIAVGMGIPTPALSSALAYYDSYRSGRLPANLIQAQRDFFGAHTYERLDNTEGTAFHTIWQEI